One Caretta caretta isolate rCarCar2 chromosome 8, rCarCar1.hap1, whole genome shotgun sequence DNA window includes the following coding sequences:
- the TBC1D9B gene encoding TBC1 domain family member 9B isoform X2 has translation MWLGPEEVLLANALWVTERANPFFLLQRRRGHGKGGGLTGLLVGTLDVVLDSSARVAPYRILHQTQDLQIYWAVACGSSRKEITKHWEWLENNLLQTLSIFDNEDDITTFIKGKIHGIIAEENKNQQPLGEEDPGKFKEAELKMRKQFGMPEVEKLVNYYSCSYWKGRVPRQGWLYLTVNHLCFYSFLLGKEVTLIVQWVDVTQLEKNATLLFPECIKVSTRDSELYFSMFLNINETFKLMEQLANIAMRQLLDNEGFLEDKSLPKPSKPLKNISALKRDLDARAKNDWYRATFRLPKDERLDGHTDCTLWTPFNKMHIPGQMFVSNNYICFASKAEEACHLIIPLREVAVVEKADSSSVLPRPLSISTKSKMTFLFANLKDRDFLVQRISDFLQRTPSKKSDGSGRKWKGSFSDTGCEEFPELSSSSPPAVSPTSTLSNQLVPSFCTGDVPTASQGLLKLFRRNSEELLGPKGAKEKMKEESWNIHFFEYGRGMCMYRTTKTRELVLKGIPENLRGELWLLFSGAWNEMVTLPGYYAELVEKSMGKYSLATEEIERDLHRSMPEHPAFQNELGIAALRRVLTAYAFRNPTIGYCQAMNIVTSVLLLYCNEEEAFWILVALCERMLPDYYNSRVVGALVDQGIFEELTRDYLPQLSEKMQELGVISTISLSWFLTLFLSVMPFESAVVIVDCFFYEGIKLILQVSLAILDANMEKLLNCCDEGEAMTVLGRYLDNVVNRQSISPPIPHLHALLTSGDEPPLEIDIFELIKTSYEKFSNLRADDIEQMRFKQRLKVIQSLEDTAKRSVVRAISGDIGFSMEQLEELYVVFKAKHLTSCYWGSSRTAAAHRDQSLPYLEQYRIDLEQFRELFASLTLWSCGLHTPVLAGRMFRLLDENRDSLINFKEFVTGMSGMYHGDLTEKLKLLYKLHLPPALISEEAESALEATSYFTEDISTEEAATQEDRGGRNGDSKEKEEKGTSPQDYRYYLRMWAKEKYSKKETIKDLPKMNQEQFIELCKTLYNMFSEDPVEQELYHAIATVASLLLRIGEVGKKFSNRPMKKTDDCKANNTDAESEEESPTSEHSQNSAVEQQPQADPEDRASGDIQAGKNHQEKQTPGDGDGGEGAGSPIQLPSDDETKDDMSMSSYSMVSTGSLQCEDIADDTVLVGCEASSSAARYGSTIDTDWSISFEQILASMLTETALVNYFEKKVDIGLKIKEQKKVERQFSSSSDYDLSSSVSG, from the exons ATGTGGCTGGGCCCCGAGGAGGTGCTGCTGGCCAACGCGCTCTGGGTCACCGAGCGGGCCAACCCCTTCTTCCTGCTGCAGCGGCGGCGGGGCCACGGCAAGGGGGGCGGCCTGACGG GTCTGCTTGTGGGAACCCTCGATGTGGTTTTGGATTCCAGTGCTAGAGTTGCCCCTTACCGGATCCTGCACCAGACTCAGGACTTGCAAATCTATTGGGCAGTGGCATGTG GCTCATCTCGTAAGGAGATCACAAAGCATTGGGAATGGCTAGAAAATAACTTGCTGCAGACCCTCTCCATCTTTGATAATGAGGACGACATCACCACTTTCATAAAGGGCAAGATACAT GGCATTATTGCTGAAGAGAACAAGAATCAGCAGCCCCTGGGTGAAGAGGATCCAGGTAAATTTAAGGAGGCTGAACTCAAGATGCGAAAACAGTTTGGAATGCCTGAGGTGGAGAAGCTAGTCAATTACTATTCTTGCAGCTACTGGAAAGGGCGTGTTCCAAGGCAGGGCTGGCTATATCTTACTGTCAATCACCTCTGTTTCTACTCCTTCCTGCTGGGCAAAGAAG TGACCCTGATCGTCCAGTGGGTGGACGTGACacagctggaaaaaaatgccaCACTGCTGTTCCCTGAGTGCATTAAAGTGAGTACCAGGGATAGCGAGCTTTACTTCTCCATGTTCCTCAACATCAATGAGACCTTCAAGCTGATGGAACAGCTGGCCAATATCGCCATGCGGCAGCTATTGGACAACGAGGGCTTCCTGGAGGACAAGTCCCTTCCCAAGCCCAGCAAGCCTCTAAAGAACATCTCTGCACTCAAAAG agatCTGGATGCTCGAGCCAAAAATGATTGGTACCGTGCCACCTTCCGGCTGCCCAAGGATGAACGCCTGGATGGACATACAGACTGCACCTTGTGGACTCCATTTAACAAGATGCACATACCTGGCCAGATGTTTGTTTCCAACAATTACATCTGTTTTGCCAGCAAAGCAGAGGAGGCCTGTCATCTCATCATTCCACTCAGGGAG GTGGCAGTCGTTGAGAAAGCAGACAGCTCCAGTGTCTTGCCCCGCCCTCTCTCCatcagcaccaaaagtaaaatgaCCTTCCTCTTCGCCAACCTGAAGGACCGAGATTTCCTGGTACAGAGAATCTCTGACTTCTTGCAGAGAACACcatcaaagaaatctgatggcAGTGGCAGAAAGTGGAAGGGGAGCTTCAGTGACACTGGATGTGAG GAGTTTCCAGAGCTCTCTTCCAGCAGTCCACCTGCAGTCAGCCCAACCTCTACTCTCAGCaaccagttggtccccagctTCTGTACAGGGGATGTGCCAACGGCCTCCCAGGGGCTACTCAAACTCTTCAGGAGAAACTCCGAGGAGCTCTTGGGACCCAAAGGG GCAAAGGAGAAGATGAAGGAAGAGTCATGGAATATTCATTTCTTCGAGTATGGGCGAGGAATGTGTATGTATCGCACAACCAAGACCCGTGAATTGGTACTAAAAGGGATCCCAGAGAATCTTCGTGGAGAGTTGTGGCTCTTGTTCTCAG GGGCCTGGAATGAGATGGTGACGCTTCCTGGGTACTatgcagagctggtggaaaagTCAATGGGGAAATACAGCCTTGCTACAGAGGAAATTGAGCGAGACCTGCACCGTTCCATGCCAGAGCACCCTGCCTTTCAGAATGAGTTGGGGATCGCTGCCCTTCGGAGGGTCCTGACAGCTTACGCGTTCCGAAACCCCACAATCGGGTACTGTCAG gCCATGAACATCGTGACATCGGTACTGTTGCTGTACTGCAATGAGGAAGAGGCTTTCTGGATCCTAGTGGCCTTGTGTGAGCGGATGCTGCCAGACTACTACAATTCCAGGGTAGTGG GTGCATTAGTGGACCAAGGCATCTTTGAGGAGCTCACGCGAGACTACCTTCCACAGCTGTCAGAGAAGATGCAGGAGTTGGGAGTGATTTCCACCATTTCTCTCTCCTGGTTCCTCACCCTCTTCCTTAGCGTCATGCCCTTTGAGAGTGCTGTGGTCATTGTTGACTGCTTCTTCTACGAGGGCATCAAGCTTATCTTGCAGGTGTCTCTGGCTATCCTGGATGCCAACATGGAGAAGCTGCTAAACTGCTGTGATGAAGGCGAAGCCATGACTGTCCTGGGCAG GTACCTGGACAATGTAGTTAATCGGCAGAGTATTTCTCCACCTATCCCACACCTGCATGCCTTACTCACAAGTGGAGATGAGCCACCGCTTGAAATTGACATCTTTGAACTCATCAAAACATCCTATGAG AAATTCAGCAACTTGAGGGCAGATGACATTGAGCAGATGCGCTTTAAGCAAAGATTGAAGGTGATCCAATCCCTGGAGGACACAGCCAAGAGGAGTGTG GTCCGAGCTATATCTGGTGACATTGGTTTTTCTATGGAACAACTAGAAGAGCTTTATGTGGTGTTCAAG GCAAAACACCTGACGAGTTGTTATTGGGGGAGCAGCCGCACTGCAGCTGCCCACCGAGATCAGAGCTTGCCCTACCTGGAGCAGTATCGCATTGACCTGGAGCAGTTCAGAGAGCTGTTTGCCAGTCTAACCCTCTGGTCCTGTGGCCTCCACACACCTGTGCTGGCAGGGCGAATGTTCCGGCTTCTAGATGAGAACAGGGACTCTCTCATTAACTTCAAGGAGTTTGTTACAGGAATGA GTGGGATGTATCATGGTGACCTGACTGAGAAGCTTAAACTACTTTACAAATTGCACCTGCCTCCGG CTCTGATCTCAGAAGAGGCTGAGTCTGCTCTGGAGGCCACAAGTTATTTCACAGAGGATATCTCGACAGAAG AAGCAGCTACTCAGGAAGACAGAGGAGGGAGAAATGGGGATTCCAAAGAAAAAG AGGAGAAGGGTACCAGCCCCCAGGATTACAGATACTACTTGCGAATGTGGGCCAAGGAAAAGTATTCCAAGAAAGAAACCATCAAGGATCTCCCGAAAATGAACCAG gaGCAGTTTATAGAGTTATGCAAGACCCTTTACAACATGTTCAGTGAGGACCCAGTTGAACAAGAGCTGTACCATGCCATTGCCACTGTAGCCAGCCTCCTCCTACGAATTGGGGAAGTTGGAAAAAAATTCTCCAACCGACCCATGAAGAAGACTGATGACTGCAAAGCAAATAATACCGATGCTGAAAGTGAAGAGGAGTCACCAACGTCTGAACACAGTCAAAATTCAGCAGTGGAGCAGCAACCCCAAGCTGACCCTGAAGACAGAGCTTCTGGCGATATCCAGGCTGGAAAAAACCATCAGGAAAAACAAACTCCAGGAGATGGGGATGGTGGAGAAGGAGCAGGATCTCCTATACAGCTCCCGTCAGATGATGAAACCAAAGACGATATGTCCATGTCTTCCTACTCCATGGTTAGCACGGGTTCCCTGCAGTGTGAAGATATTGCAGATGACACAGTCCTGGTTGGTTGTGAAGCTAGCAGTTCAGCTGCAAGGTATGGCAGCACCATTGACACTGACTGGTCTATCTCCTTTGAGCAGATCTTGGCTTCCATGCTTACAGAGACAGCCCTGGTAAACTACTTTGAGAAGAAGGTCGACATTGGCCTGAAGATAAAAGAGCAGAAGAAAGTAGAGAGGCAGTTCAGCTCATCCAGTGACTATGATCTCTCCTCCTCAGTGTCAGGCTGA
- the TBC1D9B gene encoding TBC1 domain family member 9B isoform X1, with product MWLGPEEVLLANALWVTERANPFFLLQRRRGHGKGGGLTGLLVGTLDVVLDSSARVAPYRILHQTQDLQIYWAVACGSSRKEITKHWEWLENNLLQTLSIFDNEDDITTFIKGKIHGIIAEENKNQQPLGEEDPGKFKEAELKMRKQFGMPEVEKLVNYYSCSYWKGRVPRQGWLYLTVNHLCFYSFLLGKEVTLIVQWVDVTQLEKNATLLFPECIKVSTRDSELYFSMFLNINETFKLMEQLANIAMRQLLDNEGFLEDKSLPKPSKPLKNISALKRDLDARAKNDWYRATFRLPKDERLDGHTDCTLWTPFNKMHIPGQMFVSNNYICFASKAEEACHLIIPLREVAVVEKADSSSVLPRPLSISTKSKMTFLFANLKDRDFLVQRISDFLQRTPSKKSDGSGRKWKGSFSDTGCEEFPELSSSSPPAVSPTSTLSNQLVPSFCTGDVPTASQGLLKLFRRNSEELLGPKGAKEKMKEESWNIHFFEYGRGMCMYRTTKTRELVLKGIPENLRGELWLLFSGAWNEMVTLPGYYAELVEKSMGKYSLATEEIERDLHRSMPEHPAFQNELGIAALRRVLTAYAFRNPTIGYCQAMNIVTSVLLLYCNEEEAFWILVALCERMLPDYYNSRVVGALVDQGIFEELTRDYLPQLSEKMQELGVISTISLSWFLTLFLSVMPFESAVVIVDCFFYEGIKLILQVSLAILDANMEKLLNCCDEGEAMTVLGRYLDNVVNRQSISPPIPHLHALLTSGDEPPLEIDIFELIKTSYEKFSNLRADDIEQMRFKQRLKVIQSLEDTAKRSVVRAISGDIGFSMEQLEELYVVFKAKHLTSCYWGSSRTAAAHRDQSLPYLEQYRIDLEQFRELFASLTLWSCGLHTPVLAGRMFRLLDENRDSLINFKEFVTGMSGMYHGDLTEKLKLLYKLHLPPALISEEAESALEATSYFTEDISTEVSPFVSELDFFLHCESQEAATQEDRGGRNGDSKEKEEKGTSPQDYRYYLRMWAKEKYSKKETIKDLPKMNQEQFIELCKTLYNMFSEDPVEQELYHAIATVASLLLRIGEVGKKFSNRPMKKTDDCKANNTDAESEEESPTSEHSQNSAVEQQPQADPEDRASGDIQAGKNHQEKQTPGDGDGGEGAGSPIQLPSDDETKDDMSMSSYSMVSTGSLQCEDIADDTVLVGCEASSSAARYGSTIDTDWSISFEQILASMLTETALVNYFEKKVDIGLKIKEQKKVERQFSSSSDYDLSSSVSG from the exons ATGTGGCTGGGCCCCGAGGAGGTGCTGCTGGCCAACGCGCTCTGGGTCACCGAGCGGGCCAACCCCTTCTTCCTGCTGCAGCGGCGGCGGGGCCACGGCAAGGGGGGCGGCCTGACGG GTCTGCTTGTGGGAACCCTCGATGTGGTTTTGGATTCCAGTGCTAGAGTTGCCCCTTACCGGATCCTGCACCAGACTCAGGACTTGCAAATCTATTGGGCAGTGGCATGTG GCTCATCTCGTAAGGAGATCACAAAGCATTGGGAATGGCTAGAAAATAACTTGCTGCAGACCCTCTCCATCTTTGATAATGAGGACGACATCACCACTTTCATAAAGGGCAAGATACAT GGCATTATTGCTGAAGAGAACAAGAATCAGCAGCCCCTGGGTGAAGAGGATCCAGGTAAATTTAAGGAGGCTGAACTCAAGATGCGAAAACAGTTTGGAATGCCTGAGGTGGAGAAGCTAGTCAATTACTATTCTTGCAGCTACTGGAAAGGGCGTGTTCCAAGGCAGGGCTGGCTATATCTTACTGTCAATCACCTCTGTTTCTACTCCTTCCTGCTGGGCAAAGAAG TGACCCTGATCGTCCAGTGGGTGGACGTGACacagctggaaaaaaatgccaCACTGCTGTTCCCTGAGTGCATTAAAGTGAGTACCAGGGATAGCGAGCTTTACTTCTCCATGTTCCTCAACATCAATGAGACCTTCAAGCTGATGGAACAGCTGGCCAATATCGCCATGCGGCAGCTATTGGACAACGAGGGCTTCCTGGAGGACAAGTCCCTTCCCAAGCCCAGCAAGCCTCTAAAGAACATCTCTGCACTCAAAAG agatCTGGATGCTCGAGCCAAAAATGATTGGTACCGTGCCACCTTCCGGCTGCCCAAGGATGAACGCCTGGATGGACATACAGACTGCACCTTGTGGACTCCATTTAACAAGATGCACATACCTGGCCAGATGTTTGTTTCCAACAATTACATCTGTTTTGCCAGCAAAGCAGAGGAGGCCTGTCATCTCATCATTCCACTCAGGGAG GTGGCAGTCGTTGAGAAAGCAGACAGCTCCAGTGTCTTGCCCCGCCCTCTCTCCatcagcaccaaaagtaaaatgaCCTTCCTCTTCGCCAACCTGAAGGACCGAGATTTCCTGGTACAGAGAATCTCTGACTTCTTGCAGAGAACACcatcaaagaaatctgatggcAGTGGCAGAAAGTGGAAGGGGAGCTTCAGTGACACTGGATGTGAG GAGTTTCCAGAGCTCTCTTCCAGCAGTCCACCTGCAGTCAGCCCAACCTCTACTCTCAGCaaccagttggtccccagctTCTGTACAGGGGATGTGCCAACGGCCTCCCAGGGGCTACTCAAACTCTTCAGGAGAAACTCCGAGGAGCTCTTGGGACCCAAAGGG GCAAAGGAGAAGATGAAGGAAGAGTCATGGAATATTCATTTCTTCGAGTATGGGCGAGGAATGTGTATGTATCGCACAACCAAGACCCGTGAATTGGTACTAAAAGGGATCCCAGAGAATCTTCGTGGAGAGTTGTGGCTCTTGTTCTCAG GGGCCTGGAATGAGATGGTGACGCTTCCTGGGTACTatgcagagctggtggaaaagTCAATGGGGAAATACAGCCTTGCTACAGAGGAAATTGAGCGAGACCTGCACCGTTCCATGCCAGAGCACCCTGCCTTTCAGAATGAGTTGGGGATCGCTGCCCTTCGGAGGGTCCTGACAGCTTACGCGTTCCGAAACCCCACAATCGGGTACTGTCAG gCCATGAACATCGTGACATCGGTACTGTTGCTGTACTGCAATGAGGAAGAGGCTTTCTGGATCCTAGTGGCCTTGTGTGAGCGGATGCTGCCAGACTACTACAATTCCAGGGTAGTGG GTGCATTAGTGGACCAAGGCATCTTTGAGGAGCTCACGCGAGACTACCTTCCACAGCTGTCAGAGAAGATGCAGGAGTTGGGAGTGATTTCCACCATTTCTCTCTCCTGGTTCCTCACCCTCTTCCTTAGCGTCATGCCCTTTGAGAGTGCTGTGGTCATTGTTGACTGCTTCTTCTACGAGGGCATCAAGCTTATCTTGCAGGTGTCTCTGGCTATCCTGGATGCCAACATGGAGAAGCTGCTAAACTGCTGTGATGAAGGCGAAGCCATGACTGTCCTGGGCAG GTACCTGGACAATGTAGTTAATCGGCAGAGTATTTCTCCACCTATCCCACACCTGCATGCCTTACTCACAAGTGGAGATGAGCCACCGCTTGAAATTGACATCTTTGAACTCATCAAAACATCCTATGAG AAATTCAGCAACTTGAGGGCAGATGACATTGAGCAGATGCGCTTTAAGCAAAGATTGAAGGTGATCCAATCCCTGGAGGACACAGCCAAGAGGAGTGTG GTCCGAGCTATATCTGGTGACATTGGTTTTTCTATGGAACAACTAGAAGAGCTTTATGTGGTGTTCAAG GCAAAACACCTGACGAGTTGTTATTGGGGGAGCAGCCGCACTGCAGCTGCCCACCGAGATCAGAGCTTGCCCTACCTGGAGCAGTATCGCATTGACCTGGAGCAGTTCAGAGAGCTGTTTGCCAGTCTAACCCTCTGGTCCTGTGGCCTCCACACACCTGTGCTGGCAGGGCGAATGTTCCGGCTTCTAGATGAGAACAGGGACTCTCTCATTAACTTCAAGGAGTTTGTTACAGGAATGA GTGGGATGTATCATGGTGACCTGACTGAGAAGCTTAAACTACTTTACAAATTGCACCTGCCTCCGG CTCTGATCTCAGAAGAGGCTGAGTCTGCTCTGGAGGCCACAAGTTATTTCACAGAGGATATCTCGACAGAAG TATCTCCTTTTGTCTCAGAGCTGGATTTCTTCTTGCACTGTGAGTCTCaag AAGCAGCTACTCAGGAAGACAGAGGAGGGAGAAATGGGGATTCCAAAGAAAAAG AGGAGAAGGGTACCAGCCCCCAGGATTACAGATACTACTTGCGAATGTGGGCCAAGGAAAAGTATTCCAAGAAAGAAACCATCAAGGATCTCCCGAAAATGAACCAG gaGCAGTTTATAGAGTTATGCAAGACCCTTTACAACATGTTCAGTGAGGACCCAGTTGAACAAGAGCTGTACCATGCCATTGCCACTGTAGCCAGCCTCCTCCTACGAATTGGGGAAGTTGGAAAAAAATTCTCCAACCGACCCATGAAGAAGACTGATGACTGCAAAGCAAATAATACCGATGCTGAAAGTGAAGAGGAGTCACCAACGTCTGAACACAGTCAAAATTCAGCAGTGGAGCAGCAACCCCAAGCTGACCCTGAAGACAGAGCTTCTGGCGATATCCAGGCTGGAAAAAACCATCAGGAAAAACAAACTCCAGGAGATGGGGATGGTGGAGAAGGAGCAGGATCTCCTATACAGCTCCCGTCAGATGATGAAACCAAAGACGATATGTCCATGTCTTCCTACTCCATGGTTAGCACGGGTTCCCTGCAGTGTGAAGATATTGCAGATGACACAGTCCTGGTTGGTTGTGAAGCTAGCAGTTCAGCTGCAAGGTATGGCAGCACCATTGACACTGACTGGTCTATCTCCTTTGAGCAGATCTTGGCTTCCATGCTTACAGAGACAGCCCTGGTAAACTACTTTGAGAAGAAGGTCGACATTGGCCTGAAGATAAAAGAGCAGAAGAAAGTAGAGAGGCAGTTCAGCTCATCCAGTGACTATGATCTCTCCTCCTCAGTGTCAGGCTGA